A window of Prolixibacter sp. SD074 contains these coding sequences:
- a CDS encoding Fic family protein translates to MKNKRDSEILNFILKNKECSSKEIHEGISVSLSYATVKRILLNLTSQNLISKVGQGKATKYIISPTYELLKPVDIEEYYKKEIDERTINENFNLNLISETLLNTGLFTENEIIKLTELQNTYEKNLSQLSEFEYKKELERLAIDLSWKSSQIEGNTYSLLETERLLKEKETASGKTKEEATMLLNHKDAIDFIIENPDYLIPLTVSKIEDIHSILIKELAIDRNIRKRRVGISGTNYRPLDNEFQIRESLINMCDLVNGKSNIFEKALLTLVLISYIQPFVDGNKRTARIVSNAILMNNKYCPISFRTVDSVEYKKALLLFYEQNNISVFKEIFINQFEFAVNTYF, encoded by the coding sequence ATGAAAAACAAAAGAGACTCCGAAATACTAAATTTCATTCTAAAAAATAAAGAATGTTCCTCTAAAGAAATTCATGAAGGAATTTCAGTTTCATTGAGTTATGCAACCGTTAAAAGAATTTTATTAAATCTTACTTCTCAAAACCTAATTTCAAAAGTCGGACAAGGAAAAGCCACAAAATATATCATCTCTCCTACTTACGAATTACTTAAACCTGTTGACATTGAAGAATACTATAAAAAGGAGATTGACGAAAGAACAATCAATGAAAATTTCAATTTAAACCTAATTTCGGAAACCCTTTTAAACACAGGACTTTTTACCGAAAATGAGATTATTAAATTGACGGAACTTCAAAATACTTATGAAAAAAATCTTTCTCAACTTTCAGAATTTGAGTACAAAAAAGAATTGGAACGACTGGCAATCGATTTGAGCTGGAAATCTTCTCAAATTGAAGGAAACACATATTCACTGCTCGAAACTGAAAGATTGCTAAAGGAAAAAGAAACTGCTTCAGGAAAAACAAAAGAAGAAGCAACGATGCTTCTAAACCATAAAGATGCGATTGATTTTATCATTGAAAATCCTGATTATTTAATTCCGTTGACTGTTTCAAAAATTGAGGACATTCATAGTATCTTAATCAAAGAATTAGCAATTGACAGGAATATTCGAAAAAGAAGAGTCGGTATTTCAGGGACAAATTATCGTCCGTTAGACAATGAATTTCAAATCAGGGAATCATTGATAAATATGTGCGATTTGGTAAACGGCAAAAGCAATATTTTCGAAAAAGCACTTTTGACATTGGTGTTAATTTCTTATATCCAACCATTTGTTGATGGGAATAAAAGGACAGCAAGAATTGTAAGTAATGCAATTCTGATGAACAACAAATATTGCCCGATTTCATTTAGAACTGTTGATTCCGTGGAATATAAAAAGGCGTTGTTACTGTTTTATGAGCAAAATAATATATCTGTGTTCAAAGAGATTTTTATAAATCAATTTGAATTTGCAGTGAATACATATTTTTAA
- a CDS encoding carboxypeptidase-like regulatory domain-containing protein, whose protein sequence is MTRFKFNLLLIWIGLFSILGLSNTFAQSKGKIVGKLIEESSGTPLIGANVILLNTSLGASADLQGNYTISGVQPGTYQISASYLGYEKKVLDVTVEANQVTVVDFALKESEKRLGGVTVYGQLTRGQAKALNEQKNAPNIKNVVSSEQFQVFPDRNAAETVARIPGISISYDQGEGELVQIRGMGPKYNSLTVNGQRIPAPDPGEGRAVGLDLLNQELMENIVVTKALTPDIDGDAIGGNINFQMKQAPDKGILAINAGAGYNDQHSYFEEYGKDIVDLSGVVG, encoded by the coding sequence ATGACTCGATTTAAGTTTAATTTGTTACTTATCTGGATAGGGCTTTTCAGCATACTGGGTCTCTCAAACACATTTGCTCAATCTAAAGGGAAAATTGTAGGTAAATTAATTGAAGAGTCATCCGGAACCCCTCTTATCGGCGCCAATGTTATATTACTGAATACTTCGCTGGGCGCTTCAGCAGATTTACAGGGCAACTATACGATTTCGGGGGTACAGCCCGGAACCTATCAGATTAGTGCTTCATACCTCGGATATGAGAAAAAAGTTCTGGACGTCACCGTTGAAGCAAACCAGGTTACTGTTGTCGACTTCGCTTTAAAGGAATCTGAAAAAAGACTGGGGGGTGTCACTGTTTACGGTCAGCTGACACGCGGACAGGCAAAAGCACTGAACGAGCAAAAGAATGCCCCCAACATAAAAAATGTTGTGTCGTCTGAGCAATTCCAGGTTTTCCCCGACAGGAACGCTGCGGAAACGGTTGCCCGCATTCCGGGTATATCTATTTCTTATGATCAGGGCGAAGGCGAACTGGTACAGATTCGGGGTATGGGTCCCAAATATAACTCACTGACAGTGAACGGTCAACGGATTCCTGCGCCGGACCCCGGCGAGGGGAGGGCTGTCGGACTGGATCTGCTTAACCAGGAACTGATGGAAAATATTGTTGTAACAAAAGCGTTAACGCCCGATATTGACGGAGACGCCATTGGCGGTAATATTAATTTCCAGATGAAACAAGCGCCCGACAAAGGTATTCTTGCCATAAATGCCGGGGCAGGTTATAATGACCAGCATTCTTATTTCGAAGAATATGGTAAAGATATTGTCGATCTTTCGGGGGTTGTCGGCTAG
- a CDS encoding phage integrase N-terminal SAM-like domain-containing protein encodes MRKKSGFTIVGQAIMLVPEFEKVVRKLEQQVTLRGQSKSTLNNYIRRIALFVVHFGKLPEQIDPDEINEYLAALARDPKSPSRSSFKHMVYGLRYYYRLLGMNKNAIALPSLKGNTKLPVILNQLELKELFSAPTLLKQRIVLTLIYSAGLRGQEVINLKIPDVDFQRKTIHIRQTKPGFTIYRGREARY; translated from the coding sequence ATGAGAAAGAAATCGGGTTTTACTATTGTTGGGCAGGCCATTATGCTTGTTCCTGAGTTTGAAAAAGTTGTCCGCAAGCTGGAGCAACAGGTTACTTTGCGCGGACAGAGCAAAAGTACATTAAATAATTATATCCGGCGTATTGCGCTGTTTGTGGTTCATTTCGGCAAGCTGCCCGAGCAGATCGACCCGGATGAAATTAACGAGTACCTGGCTGCATTGGCCCGCGACCCCAAATCCCCTTCACGCAGCAGTTTTAAACACATGGTGTACGGGTTGCGTTACTATTACCGTTTGCTGGGGATGAACAAAAATGCTATCGCTTTGCCATCGCTAAAAGGAAATACCAAACTTCCCGTTATCCTCAACCAACTGGAACTTAAAGAGCTTTTCAGCGCCCCAACGCTTCTCAAACAACGAATTGTGTTGACCTTGATTTACTCGGCCGGACTGCGTGGCCAGGAAGTGATTAACCTGAAAATCCCGGATGTGGATTTTCAGCGGAAGACTATCCACATCCGCCAAACAAAACCTGGCTTTACAATTTACCGCGGAAGAGAAGCCCGGTATTGA
- a CDS encoding TonB-dependent receptor domain-containing protein produces the protein MLKELEYDDIMAGHIFAQHSNDYDVLRERTGFNLNTEYKFDKFNRIYVNANYNRYFDKEIRRKNEWVIDDNEETKETRNRVEDQYLNSIMFGGNHDFNGIKLDYTGSWIKAKEDMPARTYFRFQRDFDFSGYTNDEIKEFSPNTKFTQEDVLTLNRIRVDDNLKEDEDISGMVNIEIPYYLTDEMSTLKFGGKYLNKDAKYTARRLQLKDFPEEHTLGEAEFGFIDVIADPDDTGYLGAEKAEYLDKTDDNYDASEDIWAAYGMTTLNLTEKFTILAGLRFEKTTNKYQTLAIASTNQNESDASYSNLLPSAHFTYRFNDKMNLRLAYSSGISRPDYVSLVPYEFRDDDSREIERGNPELDPTTSNNFDLMFESYTSSLGFFSAGVYYKKMADIILNSTHTETLPYEGGSPVYEITMPVNGDDDATVYGFELALNQRLNFLNVPFLDYFSIYANYTYTKAEIEVNGRNLPMGYSPENIANFALMYDNPKIGLSFVISNNFRDDILQSVGDDKYTDSYFKQEYHLDLSVKQRITKNLSAFLQLNNLTDQEERQIYGKPSADYAKLQQWAKFGRYGTIGLSFKL, from the coding sequence TTGTTAAAAGAACTGGAATACGATGATATCATGGCCGGGCATATTTTTGCCCAACACTCCAACGATTATGACGTATTAAGGGAGCGGACCGGGTTTAATCTGAACACGGAGTATAAATTTGATAAATTTAACAGAATATACGTGAATGCCAACTACAACAGGTATTTTGATAAAGAGATCAGGCGGAAAAACGAATGGGTCATCGATGATAACGAGGAAACAAAAGAAACCAGAAACCGGGTCGAAGATCAGTATTTAAACAGCATTATGTTTGGGGGAAACCATGATTTTAACGGCATAAAGCTTGATTATACAGGAAGTTGGATTAAAGCCAAAGAAGATATGCCTGCGAGGACTTATTTCAGGTTTCAGCGTGATTTTGATTTCTCGGGTTACACTAACGATGAAATAAAAGAATTTAGCCCGAATACAAAATTTACCCAGGAAGATGTGCTCACACTCAACCGCATTCGCGTTGACGATAACCTGAAAGAAGATGAAGACATTTCGGGGATGGTAAATATTGAAATTCCCTATTACCTGACCGACGAAATGAGTACATTAAAATTTGGCGGAAAATATTTAAATAAAGATGCAAAATATACAGCCCGGAGATTGCAATTAAAGGATTTTCCTGAAGAACACACACTTGGCGAAGCGGAATTTGGTTTTATCGATGTGATTGCAGACCCGGATGATACAGGGTATTTGGGAGCAGAAAAGGCCGAGTACCTCGACAAAACGGATGACAATTATGATGCCAGTGAGGATATATGGGCTGCCTACGGGATGACAACGCTGAACCTGACTGAAAAATTTACCATTCTTGCCGGGTTAAGGTTCGAAAAAACCACGAATAAATACCAGACACTGGCCATCGCGTCCACTAACCAAAATGAATCAGATGCAAGCTACTCAAATTTATTGCCCTCTGCCCATTTTACTTACCGGTTCAACGATAAAATGAACCTGAGGTTGGCTTATTCATCGGGGATTTCCCGGCCTGATTATGTTTCATTGGTCCCCTACGAGTTTAGGGATGATGATTCGAGGGAAATAGAAAGGGGCAATCCGGAACTTGATCCAACCACTTCCAATAATTTTGATTTGATGTTCGAGAGTTATACATCATCTTTGGGGTTTTTCAGCGCAGGAGTCTATTATAAAAAAATGGCTGATATTATCCTGAATTCAACCCATACCGAAACATTGCCGTATGAAGGAGGATCACCGGTCTACGAGATAACCATGCCGGTTAACGGCGATGACGATGCTACAGTTTATGGTTTTGAACTTGCCCTGAATCAGCGACTTAATTTTCTCAACGTGCCTTTCCTGGATTATTTCAGCATTTATGCCAATTACACTTATACAAAAGCTGAAATAGAAGTTAACGGAAGAAACTTACCGATGGGATACAGTCCGGAAAATATCGCAAACTTTGCATTGATGTATGATAATCCGAAAATAGGTTTGTCGTTCGTTATTTCGAATAATTTCAGGGACGATATCCTGCAAAGTGTGGGTGACGATAAATATACCGATTCCTATTTTAAGCAGGAATATCATCTTGATTTATCGGTGAAGCAAAGAATTACGAAAAATTTGTCTGCTTTCCTTCAGCTTAATAACCTGACCGATCAGGAAGAACGACAGATTTACGGAAAACCATCAGCCGATTATGCCAAGCTTCAGCAATGGGCAAAATTTGGAAGATACGGTACTATAGGACTCTCTTTTAAACTTTAA
- a CDS encoding DUF89 domain-containing protein: MDHRCYTCLVKSFDKLLESHPFPEDTKEAHMKDFLRFLGAENGKIMPADISRRNHQKIREMLQTDDPYREIKIQSNNGLLAQYDHWKEKVNQSNDSFDTALRLAIGGNIIDYAANPEFDVDETFDKVLNSDFAINHSQLLRQKLEKADTVLYLGDNAGEIVMDKLFLETLGHPGVVYAVRGRPVINDVTLEDAKSVGIDRFARIISNGADAPSTLLHLVSDEFLEVYRQADVIISKGQGNLEGLMGNREKSIFYLLMVKCPLIGDKLGVQKGDFVVAHNHLMEN; encoded by the coding sequence ATGGATCATCGTTGTTACACCTGCCTGGTAAAATCATTTGACAAACTACTGGAATCACATCCCTTTCCGGAAGATACCAAAGAAGCGCACATGAAAGATTTCCTTCGTTTTCTGGGAGCTGAAAACGGAAAGATTATGCCCGCCGATATTAGTCGCCGGAACCATCAGAAGATCCGGGAAATGTTGCAAACAGACGATCCCTACCGGGAAATCAAAATTCAGTCGAACAATGGATTGCTCGCACAGTACGATCACTGGAAGGAGAAGGTAAACCAAAGCAATGATTCGTTTGACACAGCATTGCGGCTGGCCATTGGCGGTAACATTATCGACTACGCTGCCAATCCTGAATTCGATGTGGATGAAACTTTTGACAAGGTATTGAACAGCGATTTTGCCATCAACCATTCACAACTTCTCCGCCAAAAACTGGAAAAGGCGGACACGGTCCTATACCTGGGCGATAATGCCGGCGAAATAGTGATGGATAAACTCTTTCTGGAAACGCTCGGTCATCCCGGCGTGGTGTATGCAGTCCGCGGCCGGCCCGTCATCAACGACGTAACCCTGGAAGATGCGAAAAGCGTCGGCATCGACCGGTTCGCACGCATCATCAGTAACGGAGCAGATGCACCTTCCACGCTGCTTCACCTGGTTTCGGACGAATTTCTGGAGGTATACCGGCAAGCTGATGTCATCATCTCCAAAGGACAGGGTAACCTGGAAGGTCTTATGGGAAACCGGGAAAAATCGATCTTTTATCTGCTGATGGTCAAGTGCCCGCTGATTGGCGATAAACTGGGCGTGCAAAAAGGTGATTTTGTCGTGGCGCACAACCACCTGATGGAAAATTGA
- a CDS encoding phage integrase N-terminal SAM-like domain-containing protein produces MNYYDKFKKSFEQEAVLRNLSERTRKSYWWHIADYSNFCKKDPEHTGVEELRAYFQSMLTDGNHKPGSVKMGYYALRFLFTNIYHKEWAKEYLPTPKVAKTLPLVLSKDEVSDVLGAIDNFKHRAIIMLIYSTGARVSESVNIKLTDIDSRRMQVNIQEGKVVWKRKTCPISGSRPQNR; encoded by the coding sequence ATTAATTATTATGACAAATTTAAAAAAAGCTTTGAACAGGAAGCGGTTTTACGCAATCTAAGTGAAAGGACCCGTAAAAGTTACTGGTGGCACATTGCCGATTACAGTAACTTTTGCAAAAAAGACCCGGAACACACGGGAGTAGAAGAACTCAGGGCCTATTTTCAAAGTATGCTCACCGATGGGAACCACAAACCGGGCAGTGTAAAAATGGGCTACTACGCCCTTCGGTTCCTCTTTACAAATATTTACCATAAGGAGTGGGCAAAAGAATACCTTCCAACGCCAAAGGTTGCCAAAACACTCCCGCTGGTTTTATCAAAAGACGAAGTGAGCGATGTACTCGGGGCTATTGACAACTTCAAGCACCGCGCTATCATCATGCTCATTTATTCCACCGGGGCCAGGGTATCAGAGAGTGTAAACATCAAACTTACCGACATTGACAGCCGACGGATGCAGGTAAACATCCAGGAAGGCAAAGTAGTGTGGAAACGAAAAACGTGCCCAATATCCGGGTCCCGGCCCCAAAACAGGTAA
- a CDS encoding DUF1080 domain-containing protein: MKKLILLFGLGLILFSCAQEKQPTFTSLFNGKDLSGWDSYLTAPYDTLQKLGLNYGDAFPDSLVFGVNNDPLGVFTVVEKDGAPAVRISGQIFGCIASQKEYKNYHFHLEFKWGGKKWAPRTEAPRDCGLLYHSDGPFGAGSSTWMRSLECQIQERDCGDFYPVGAAYTDIPALPNNENRFYTYKAGAPLVTFGGDLWRCQRDKDWESLPGKWTSIDLYTVGDTSIHVVNGHKNMVLFHNRMMVNGKEVPAAKGKIQIQSEGAEVFVRDMKITPIEHLPKALLNQE, from the coding sequence ATGAAAAAACTGATTTTGCTTTTCGGGCTCGGATTGATCCTCTTCTCCTGTGCGCAGGAAAAACAACCTACATTTACCAGCTTATTCAACGGGAAAGATCTTTCGGGATGGGATTCCTATCTAACCGCTCCTTACGATACCTTGCAGAAGTTAGGGCTGAATTACGGCGATGCGTTTCCCGATTCGCTTGTCTTTGGCGTAAATAACGATCCGCTGGGCGTTTTCACAGTAGTGGAAAAAGATGGTGCGCCGGCTGTTCGTATTTCCGGACAGATATTTGGATGCATTGCTTCGCAGAAGGAATACAAAAACTACCATTTCCACCTTGAGTTTAAGTGGGGCGGGAAGAAATGGGCGCCCAGAACGGAGGCGCCACGCGACTGTGGCTTGCTCTATCACTCCGATGGACCATTTGGTGCGGGCTCCAGTACCTGGATGCGCTCGCTGGAATGCCAGATACAGGAACGGGATTGCGGTGACTTTTACCCGGTTGGCGCAGCTTACACCGATATTCCGGCTTTACCGAATAATGAAAACCGCTTTTACACCTACAAAGCAGGAGCCCCGCTGGTAACATTTGGTGGTGACCTCTGGCGCTGCCAGCGCGACAAAGACTGGGAAAGCCTCCCGGGCAAATGGACTTCGATTGATCTGTACACGGTTGGCGACACCAGCATTCATGTGGTGAACGGGCATAAAAACATGGTTCTTTTCCATAACCGAATGATGGTAAACGGGAAAGAAGTGCCCGCGGCCAAGGGCAAAATTCAAATTCAATCGGAGGGTGCAGAAGTATTTGTCCGTGACATGAAAATCACGCCAATTGAGCATCTTCCCAAAGCATTACTGAACCAGGAATAA
- a CDS encoding threonine/serine exporter ThrE family protein, whose translation MEKVNNRTKKLASTLLETGALLMSSGASTGRIRVTISRIAEALGYTSELLVTHRALMLTLVEEESQYFFSSLKRTSPHGVNFKVVSGISRMSWRVVEEEWDIPQINAEIERLRSLPHYPRLVILLLVSLAGASFCRLFGGEAIEMAVAFTATFAGLYVRQESDKHAFNGYMCVFFGSLAASLISGASVKWGLGADPELAFATSVLFLIPGVPLINSFTDLIDGNIMNGLVRGANGMIISFAIALGMLGAMLIYNI comes from the coding sequence ATGGAGAAAGTGAACAATCGTACCAAGAAACTGGCTTCAACACTTTTGGAGACAGGAGCCTTGTTGATGAGCTCCGGAGCCAGTACCGGCCGGATTCGGGTGACCATTTCGCGGATTGCCGAAGCATTGGGCTACACTTCCGAGTTGTTGGTGACGCACCGGGCCTTGATGCTGACGTTGGTGGAAGAGGAATCGCAATATTTTTTCAGCAGCCTGAAACGGACTTCACCGCATGGTGTCAATTTCAAGGTGGTATCAGGCATTAGCCGGATGAGCTGGCGCGTAGTGGAAGAGGAGTGGGACATTCCGCAAATTAATGCAGAGATTGAGCGTTTGCGAAGTTTGCCGCACTATCCGCGATTGGTGATTTTGTTACTGGTCAGTTTGGCCGGAGCGTCGTTTTGCCGCTTGTTTGGTGGCGAGGCCATTGAAATGGCTGTGGCTTTCACGGCAACGTTTGCTGGTTTATATGTGCGGCAGGAGAGTGACAAACATGCATTCAACGGGTACATGTGTGTCTTTTTCGGTTCACTGGCAGCATCGTTGATTTCCGGCGCATCGGTAAAATGGGGGCTGGGCGCCGATCCGGAACTGGCCTTTGCCACATCGGTGCTGTTTCTGATTCCCGGTGTACCGCTAATCAATTCGTTTACCGACTTGATTGACGGAAACATTATGAATGGCCTGGTTCGTGGCGCAAACGGGATGATTATCTCATTTGCCATTGCGTTGGGGATGTTAGGAGCCATGTTAATCTATAATATTTAA
- a CDS encoding threonine/serine exporter family protein produces MTEWYHFPEMGVWLGFAALGFAILFNVPQRTLPFIWLLGALGGITKLLVLFFGGNIILASLAGAVVVGILSIPAAHNKHAPPLVFSIPAVIPMVPGAFAYRMMLGLIKLAGNTGAESYSDVLNSAVSNGLKTLFILLSLAAGVAIPMLITRKESAKKIKIIK; encoded by the coding sequence ATGACGGAGTGGTATCATTTTCCGGAGATGGGCGTTTGGCTGGGATTTGCAGCCCTGGGGTTTGCCATATTGTTTAATGTGCCGCAGCGGACTTTGCCATTCATTTGGCTGTTGGGCGCACTGGGCGGAATAACCAAATTGCTGGTGCTTTTCTTCGGCGGAAATATTATCCTGGCATCGTTGGCCGGTGCCGTCGTAGTTGGTATTCTGAGCATTCCGGCGGCCCACAACAAACATGCGCCGCCGTTGGTCTTTTCCATTCCGGCCGTTATTCCCATGGTTCCCGGAGCATTTGCCTACCGGATGATGCTGGGACTGATTAAACTGGCTGGTAACACAGGCGCCGAAAGCTACAGCGATGTGTTGAATTCGGCAGTAAGCAATGGCCTTAAAACACTTTTTATCTTGTTATCGCTGGCAGCCGGTGTCGCCATTCCCATGTTGATTACCCGCAAGGAGTCAGCGAAGAAGATTAAGATTATTAAATAG
- a CDS encoding RNA polymerase sigma factor, with amino-acid sequence MIDLPLHQHFYRIVLQMTDNEAIVMSDKELIEKISQKKDEGAFTIFYNKYYRLLYKWAFRKTSDLELANEITQYFWITFWEEPGIIKTDANDSANKFLLHHFTYRMLDFLKSPYVKTLSDAGRISFEELENELSYTHVSGEYEIKEFESVVTDFFNDMPDKMGEIFMMRYWDGYTIRETAEILKINERTVKYKSKHAVDAIKKMMDKKNV; translated from the coding sequence ATGATTGATTTACCTTTGCATCAACATTTTTATAGAATTGTACTTCAGATGACGGACAATGAGGCTATAGTTATGTCTGACAAAGAATTAATAGAAAAGATCTCACAAAAGAAGGATGAAGGAGCTTTTACGATATTTTACAATAAATATTATCGATTATTGTACAAATGGGCATTCCGAAAAACGAGTGATTTGGAACTGGCGAATGAAATCACACAGTATTTTTGGATCACGTTTTGGGAGGAACCGGGAATCATTAAAACAGACGCTAACGACTCAGCCAACAAGTTTTTGCTTCATCATTTTACCTACCGAATGCTCGATTTCTTAAAATCACCCTATGTCAAAACTTTATCAGATGCCGGCAGAATATCTTTTGAGGAATTAGAAAATGAACTGTCCTATACGCACGTATCGGGGGAATACGAAATAAAAGAATTTGAATCTGTCGTTACAGATTTTTTTAATGATATGCCAGATAAGATGGGAGAGATTTTCATGATGCGTTACTGGGACGGATATACCATCAGGGAAACCGCGGAAATATTGAAAATAAATGAAAGGACGGTCAAATATAAATCGAAACATGCCGTTGACGCCATCAAAAAAATGATGGATAAAAAGAATGTATAG